The following proteins come from a genomic window of Frankia casuarinae:
- the murC gene encoding UDP-N-acetylmuramate--L-alanine ligase, whose product MTGQRTQHVHFLGIGGSGLSPLAQIHLAGGGTVSGSDSEDSPRVATLRARGVPIRIGATPGPAAFAAELAGADVVVASSALPDDHPEIVAARALGLPVRRRSEWLPELTAGYRLVAVAGSHGKSTTSAMLTLVLRAAGLDPTAVIGAEVSQLGGNALAGSGDVFVLESDEYGGAFAGLDPSIAVITNVEWEHPDVFPDEASVRTAFAAFARRVRPGGRLVVCGDHPGVVAVLTELGRQRPGNDVAVNDVAVIDYGFGAERHWRAVDVVTTAGDDMTRATVLRAGQEIGALTLTVPGRHSVLNALAVLATATELGVAPAQTLTTLTTFTGAARRFEFVGFWNGPADSTGVGPAGGPGSLEVIDDYAHHPTEVRLTLAAARSRARGRQIWTVLQPHTFSRFAALLDDFAAAFSDADRVYVTDIYAARETDDLGLHAVDLVKRVSEPAATYYVSWPELVERLATDVRVTLSDEASRGILLLTLGAGTITTVGPRLLAALGFSAAG is encoded by the coding sequence GTGACCGGTCAGCGCACCCAGCACGTCCATTTCCTCGGCATCGGAGGCAGCGGCCTGTCTCCGCTGGCCCAGATCCATCTCGCGGGCGGCGGGACGGTGAGCGGCAGTGACTCCGAAGACTCGCCCCGGGTGGCGACCCTACGCGCACGGGGGGTACCGATCCGGATCGGGGCCACGCCCGGTCCGGCCGCCTTCGCCGCCGAGCTCGCCGGTGCGGATGTCGTGGTCGCGTCCAGTGCGCTGCCCGACGACCATCCGGAGATCGTCGCCGCCCGCGCGCTCGGTCTGCCCGTGCGCCGCCGTTCGGAATGGCTACCGGAGCTCACCGCCGGCTACCGGCTGGTCGCCGTCGCCGGTTCGCACGGCAAGTCGACCACCTCGGCGATGCTCACCCTGGTCCTGCGCGCCGCCGGGCTGGATCCCACGGCGGTCATCGGCGCGGAGGTGTCACAGCTGGGAGGGAACGCGCTGGCCGGCTCCGGCGACGTCTTCGTCCTGGAGTCCGACGAGTACGGCGGCGCCTTCGCGGGCCTCGACCCGAGCATCGCCGTCATCACCAACGTCGAGTGGGAGCACCCTGACGTCTTCCCCGACGAGGCATCGGTCCGGACGGCCTTCGCCGCGTTCGCCCGACGGGTCCGGCCGGGTGGACGACTGGTCGTCTGCGGAGATCATCCCGGGGTGGTCGCCGTCCTCACCGAGCTGGGTCGCCAGCGGCCCGGCAATGACGTCGCGGTGAATGACGTCGCGGTGATCGACTACGGCTTCGGTGCCGAACGCCACTGGCGCGCCGTCGACGTCGTCACCACCGCGGGGGACGACATGACCAGGGCGACCGTCCTGCGGGCCGGTCAGGAGATCGGCGCGCTGACCCTGACGGTACCCGGCCGGCACTCGGTGCTGAACGCGCTCGCGGTCCTCGCCACCGCCACCGAGCTGGGAGTCGCTCCCGCCCAGACCCTCACCACCCTGACGACCTTCACCGGCGCGGCCCGACGGTTCGAGTTCGTGGGCTTCTGGAACGGCCCCGCCGACAGCACCGGCGTCGGACCCGCCGGAGGTCCGGGCAGCCTGGAGGTGATCGACGACTACGCGCATCATCCGACGGAGGTCCGTCTGACGCTCGCCGCGGCCCGTTCACGGGCTCGGGGACGGCAGATCTGGACGGTACTCCAGCCACATACGTTCAGTCGGTTCGCCGCGCTACTGGACGACTTCGCGGCCGCGTTCAGCGACGCCGACCGGGTGTACGTCACCGACATCTATGCCGCCCGCGAGACCGACGACCTCGGTCTGCATGCCGTCGACCTGGTCAAGCGGGTGAGCGAGCCGGCGGCAACATACTACGTGTCCTGGCCCGAACTCGTCGAACGACTCGCCACGGACGTCCGCGTCACCCTGAGCGACGAGGCGTCGCGGGGGATCCTGCTGCTCACGCTCGGAGCGGGAACGATCACCACGGTCGGTCCCCGGCTGCTGGCCGCCCTGGGCTTCTCGGCGGCCGGTTGA